The sequence CTTATGTCATGGCTCCGGTCGGGTCTTGTTAATTCTCACACTATTTTTCGATTTCACCAGGGTTGTTGCTATTCTTCTGTTTGAgtgttcttttcttctttgtcttCTTTTGTTAGAAGTATGTCTCGAAAATTTAAATTGTTCATTAGCTTTGGATTGCATCTTCACTGATCTTAATCCTCttagtttgttatttttatttgctaagtttttatttatgtttatttttattttcaataatagTGTTGCTACACCACCTCACTATTGTTATGGTGGTAGGGCTTTTTAACATGGTAAGGATTTTACTCTTGATTCTTTTTTGGATATTGAGGGAATGACAATAGACAATTATTATCGCTATGATTGATTAAATAGTtatttcttatatattattctAGATTGaataataagatttttattactTAAATTTTATTGGAATATTTTTAGTtgatagtcattgatagatgtGATTTGTCACATGTTTATTTAGATTAgagatttaatattatttacgTTTCTTTGATGCCTCAATATTAGCAAGGTATTATTAGAGTTTTTATTCCTATTTTTATAAACAACATAATTTGTCTATTTTACTGCTCCTTTTTGAATAATAAACTATTCTCTTATTTGCCTATTAACtctaaaaaaaaagtgttaaaaCTTGCGGCTAGTTCATGACATTTGACAAAATATAAGAGTAGAGTTGAGTAGAGTGGACTTATATGGAtttcaataaataattagatATTGCATAAATATTGTTAAGATATCATGCCACTTACAATAGTTTGGAATAGTTGGCTTTTTTCTAGGAACTAAATTAGCAAATAGGATTTTTCATACAATCAGCACATCTATATTCAAATTTTAACTAATTTGGACCACACTATTTAAAATTGTACCAAATGAATTTGATGTCAATAGTTTGGTCAATCCaaatcatttatattttttttttaaataagtgatgaaataatcttgaatttaaaaaattatgaatggTTTCTAATAAGTCTTGGGCTTATATATAGTATCAACATTAATTCTCATATTTGTTTTGGCACATATATTATAAGAagcttacaaaaatactagaatttgagtcaacttttataaaaatactgttacacaaattttttttcaaaaacactgtatttttataaaataacagtgAAACACGAAACAGTATAactaaaaacaacagtagaacaactaaaaaaacaaCCGTAGAActacagtgaaaacttaacacagtatttttggaagaaaaaaaattctgcCCCACGGTATAaactataaaagtaaaaaagttaaaagttttaatatgTGGTGTAATTATCTCTATATTATATagtcttttaattaaataaattagtttcatgttattttttgttaaaataagaCTTGAAGAATACAAATGGAGCCATCACTAATAAATAACCATCAAAAGTTGTGGAAAGCTTCTTCTTTAAAGAGAAGTGAATATTTTAGGATAATTTTTAAATAGAATTAAAGAAATGAAGAATTGAAATCTACTCTTCTCTAGAGATGGAAATTTATACCGCGGGGATGGGTAACCGCGGGGATCCGCCCCTAATGGGGTGGGGATTCCCCATCTTGATGGTTAATGGGGCGGTGGTGGGGGACAATTTCAATACCCGaagcggggatggggcgggggcagggataatactatccgcaccatatccgaccccgatatagatatatataattttttttgtttttttttcaaactttgacacatatttagtttttattttctattaggttatgctttttttaagtaggtttattttttatcttctatgaattatgaatgcataataaatatttgtgagaatattggtttaacttatttttttcaattattttaaattaattgttttttcattttaccttaatggatacccgatgggttccccataaccgatgggtattcccctaccccgaatccgttggttattagacggggatggggcggggatGGGGGTATAAATAGGTAGCGGGGATGGGGGCGGGGATTGCATTCCCCGTACATTAACCGACCAATTTCCATCTCTACTCTTCTCTCTTCTATCATTACTAACTTTTATTTGCAACAAttctttgtttttgttttcaaaatttattttcgggcatgaaaatagaaaaatgataaatatattTAGAAGGATTCTTGGATCTTCTTTGTCTTTGtgctttttttgataaaatattcttttctcaaaaaacataaatatatttagaaGGATTAAACATTGTGAAAGtgtgtttaaaaaaaaacattatgaaagtaaataaatattttgtgaAAGTAATAATGTGTGAGAAAAAAATGGATAGGAGGAGAAAGTAATGAATGTAATTTAATAGCATGTTTGGTTTGTTGTAATGGGAATCGTAATGGAATCAAATTATCCATTACAATGTTTGCTATGCTTTTAAAAATGATGTAATGGGATTCAGTACCGGAACTTGGCACCGCTTTAAGGAGGGGCCAaatataaagattttttttttttacaaacaaaAAAGAATAATTGGGTATGTATAGTACACTTATATTTTTGTTGGTTCTCTATTTGTTCGATATTTTAGagtatttttcaatttatttttttaatgatcgTGTACGTTGTAATTATTTAGGCTCACCGGTAAATTTTTAGAGAACTTTGAATAGTTTATAATGCCAAAAATAAGTTTTAAGAATATTATTGCAGTCATGactattttttcttatatacttaGTAAACAACggtttgaactttattttcgacaatacaaataatttaatatattttaaaaatatacaagTGATCCTAAATATCTACAATGTACactatcataaaaaaaaatatagttaaaAGCGAGGAAATTGCATTGTATacctattttactttatttattttaaatttttacctttatttctatattctttaatatatactcacttttatagatgatgtttACATTATACCCCTTAAGTTAGTGTAAATCATGTACTACAGTACTTAAGTGGAGGGCAAGGTTATATTAGGCCACTCACCCATAAAAGTGgacaaattttaataaaatataatataagggtatttttgattaatgaatgcaaaaaaaaaaaaaaaatgttcctCAACTTATACCCTTGAAAGCTCTCGTGAATGCCTAAATAGATAAGGGGTCTACTGAAATACCCCTTTAAGAATGTCTCATTGATTCTTCctaaaaaatttagtatttcttcttataattatataatagtatttttttggttttgatttgttttagatacttaaaattaaaattaaaaaaaaaatgaaagaacctttatttttattattgaaaaaaaaataaaacaaacaatagtatttaaaaaatagtattgtCATATTACAAAACGAAATGAACTAGTCTAAGATAATTTAAATACTGACCCATTCAAATCTGTCAAATAGTAAAtttttagaaagaataaaataaaaacttcaaataattaatttttaaatatatgtataataattaatgCCGTATATATTTTTACTGAaaagaatattatatatttaagtataTAAACCACAAAGTTGAAGTTAGAGGGGGCCATGGCCCCAGCATCCATCAACATAGTTCCGCCACTGTGGGATTACATTGTAATCATAATTACATTAgaataattagcttttttagtccctgtacttataacactatactatgatgccccttaatttataagtgtagttaaaaataccccctaaaatataTCAGTTGGAATAGTATAATCTTTATATCTAATTCTGTTAAAATTGACTAAAGTTGactgttaaattaataatgtggcattatacatagatagtagttgaaaaattatataccattaggaaaataaattacaagtcataaaaattacaatcacagggaaaaaaaaaatgaaaaataacatccaaaaaaatagaatatcattaccttaattttccaaaaatctcatgttctttctagtgatatccatctcttcaaatactgtagaatcctaattttacacctttttctaatttgaacggctaaaaaacgattggaattattttaataaaattatttttattaaatttttttaaaaggttatgaaatcattttttaatcatctttcattgtcagttattatgccacctcatagtcaattttccgtctaaaaagagatgaaattactactctatcctttgttataataccacatcatcaataAAAcggtatttttaaacaaaataaacagaaggactaaatgtatgcatataaaattatacaaggactatttgtaacaagctgaatagattaaggggcataataatatagtgtcataagtacaggggtaaaaaagataattattcaTTACATTATACAAGGGAATCTCATTACATTAGCAAAGCTATGTAATGAGGATTACATTACAAAAGATTAAATAAAGTAAAGCTAAAATGACTCTAataccttttttatatatatttaaaaattaaagtagGAGATAATTTTGtcaatttatcatttatttcaATATTCATTCCAATAACAAACCAAACATCTTAATCAATTTCCATTACTATTCTTATTCCATTACATTAGTATTACCATTACCATTACTATTACATTATTCTACCAAACCAAACATCACCTAAGTGTTAAGAGACATTGGTAAGGAAAGAGAAACAGACAAAACAATTTTTGTTCTCAATTTTGCTTTTagtttttgtaatattattattaaaaattgtttTATCAAAACAAAACCAAACTTGTTTAAATGTTTTAGAAGTAGAACAAATTAATGAAAACACAATGAAAATtgttcaaaatcaaataatagGATTAGGAACCTCTCCACTCCACCCATGGTGCAAAGAAATATGCTTTTTTTTTCCCTTCATTCCATCATAGAATACAATACTAATAATATGAATTTGTTCACCAAAATTATAGCAATACCTAATTTTCCATTTCTATAAAGAAGAAAAGGTACATAATTCTACACATAAACACTCAAGCTCactcaaacaaaacaaacaagtCCTTATTTTCTTAGCCTTTATTCCAATTTTGCTATCCCAAATTTCACCATCTCAGCTTTGCAGGGAAATACTGCAAGACAATACTCCAAAATCATAATCAAACAACAAATAATgtataaaggaaaaaaaaaaaatctaaattaagtTTCCAAAAGGAAATGGAAATTAGTAGTAAGAAAATAATGGATAATTAGCCAACAAAAgtgacaatattttttttacctttTCAATTAGAGAAAGATAGTATGGCTTGACTTTCTCAACATCAATCCTAACTTTGCTCTTACTATAAAGGTCATATTTGCTGCACATTCAAAGATCAAAACCATTATATGATACATTAATATGTCTCACTAAAATTGTTATAAACAAAATGTGTTGAATTTAATAAGCTTACTTGAATATTTGAAGCCACTTTAAATTCTCAACATCTTCTTCATTCATCAAGTGCTTATAAGCCCCTGCCTTGTGTAAGGCTGCAGCATAATTTCCAACCATGGTTAGCGCCTTTTCGTCGATAAACAACCcgagaaaaaaagaaacattAAAAGAAAAGTTGGATATATTTTATGACTGACCATAAAAGGAGTGGAATCTGATGATGAAAAGACCAGCCTTAGGAAGAGTAGTCTTGTTCTCTTTTGCAACCTTGTAATGACACCAAAGAAGAAACATTAATGTTACTTTGTAAAATGATTTTTCTTTTGATAATATTAAAGAAACTAAAGAATCACTTGAAAACACATAAAAGAGATTACCAAATACATGTAGTCATCATGCCCCCATGACATGAGTACATTCTCCAATCCACAGCCTTCAGAATATACTCCATTTTTAGTGTTATAAATAGGGTTCATATAGTCAGGATTTTCCTCGAAATACTATTCAAGAAAGAATGTTCAGATCAGATTTCAAAGCCAAACTagaatgtattttttttctgttcTCAGGCTAATTAAGCAGAGTGGAAATTTGAGCTTAGAGAAAGACCTTGTGATGAACAATTGACTTGTGAAAGGCACATCCAACAGGAAATGTGTCACCTGATGAAAACAGTTATACAAATTAGGTAATGTTCCTATCCTATTTCTAGTCCTACTTTCCAAACATGGCCTTAAAGAAGAGTTACTTAGATATCGTTGATAAGGAAACGCTCACCGACAACCGCCCATTGAGGAAGCCCTCCGAAAGCAGGGTGATTGAGAACCTTTCCAAGATCTAACATTACAACAAAAGAAGACATTTTGGTAAGTACTGTACGTGTACGAGCAGCAAAATAAGTCATGTGACTGTCTTCTAATTAGTTCAAGATAGCTGTTCAAGCGGAAGTATTTGTCAATTTGAAATAAGATGAATAGggtttcatctcaaaaccagTTGGCAATGAAAGGAGTAATACATTCATCTTATGTAGGataatttatttccacacataAACAATATGGGACTAACTCTAATAAGGAGATGGATAAGATACCATGTATAAGAGCAATCAAATGAAGCCAATCCTCATTAGGATAATCCTTCCTAATGGCTTCAGCAGTCTGAAGTAAATGTTCAATTTGAGGCTCATCCAAATCAGGATCACTCTCATCCACAATTTCATTCAGAAGTTCACAACTTTCCCATATGCTCATCTCCATCTTCTCAAGCTTACCATACTCCTCTCTCATACGTTTCACCTAAAAAACAAGAATGCAACCAAATTTCATTCTTTTTCAAGagaacacaaaaaaaaatgacatttttgaataacttacaaattcatatgtttggTTAATGTGATTGATTCGGTAGAATTCCTCAACCCCAGAATTTCTTTCACTTTCAACATTATAATCCCTGGCATTATTTGCATAAAACTTActataaaaatgagaaaattaagCTAGTATTCTTTGTCACACTATTTTTTGATTGAAAAACAATAATTACAAACTTGACTAAATTGAACAACACAAGTAGTAGTACCTAAATGTGTTGCCAAAAGAATTTGAGATAGGGACAACAAATCCACCACCATCCTTCActtccttattattattttcctcAATCcctaaaagaaaaatatcaacACATACATTTTCTCAATGAActcattatattttaaaaatagaaaaaaaaacataccaaGTTGAGGGTGAGAGTGGTGATGATTATCCAATAACATAGTCATGTAAAGAATCAAAGAAAGACAAAAAGTATGATAAGAAAGAAGAAGGGATCATGGTTAGGGTTTGGGAGGAAGAGAAGTATATATAAAAGAGTCCTTGGGGGAAGAATTGGGAGAGAAAGGGAGTCCTTatgaggaagaaaagaaaaagatacaGTCCTTCCCTGAAAATAGGAGGtccttaaaatgaaataaatactCTTTGTTATGTATGAAATGTCACATCAAAATACTCAAATTCACTTTCTGCTTCTCAcatttggattggattggattgaattaaATTTGGATATACATTGATTTGATTCTACAGATTGCATCCATGCATTGAATAATcatacaaaatgaaaatataatattaaacgTACTAACACTAGGCTATACACGTGTTTCTAAGCACTTTTATATTTTGGTCTTTTCTTTTATGTACTTACACTTGGTCGCCTGTTCTGTTtccattaaatattttattggacTTCTTTTTTTGGtatacttttttcttttctttttttataccatttttttttggtatactCCTTGTAACAATTTCTTTgttgtcaaaaacaaaattaataccttacgaaaaaaaattaataatttcctAGAGAGAGTAAATTTTAATAGAATACATTAAGATTTTGTTCTAATATAATTTGGGGGTGAATTATAAGTTTACTGAACTTGTTTAAGATGGCTTTTTGACTTTAAAAAGTTCTTCAACTTTGTttagttatacattttatgAATATCGATTGTCACACTTCCAGTTtacatataaaaattacataactgTGATATATAATTAAGTAGAATTTACGTGGGGTATGGGTTTTTTAAAccttttatgataaatatggcataattGATTATGGACACTTTATATGGCTTTTTTTATAGTTTAACCATAGTTTATGGGATTTTAAAACCCATACGGTTGGAATTTATTTGTCAAAAGCCCATAGTATGTGTATTGTAGTTTATTTaggttattttagtaattttagttcagtttttttttaacataaccattttttttttttgtagaattTTGCATGTAATCATCAGGTTGTGATAGTTGTTTCTACATTTTAATTTACTTTTGTAGTTTTCAATTCAGACCTATTTTCCCTAAACTGCCTATGCCATTATTtctctccctctcttttttcatttcacCATTTCTTCATTTTCCTCTTTAGTTTTCGtcctttgttttgttttttttttttttttgctctcgATTTTTGGAGGACATTGCCGCCATTGTTCTTCGGGTAAGAGCTTCCATTGTTCGTGTGTTCTTCAAGGTACGCATGAGTTTTTGcctttttttttgggaaatttacacaGTTTACTGTGTTTtcccattttctttcttttatactgttacactccaaaaataacttttgtactgttttttttttttttttttttgactttttttttttgaatcaacaATATAGACTTTTTTGTGTACATATCTCTATAAGATTTTCTCACATcaatatttaaagttttttgttttattagaaAAGTTGATTGGATGTGGGATGTGACAAAAGTGACAAGCATTTAatcatttttatagtttttttgtttgcatttaaaatttggaaattaatatGTTATAACATCATAACATTCATGCATGCTTGCCACGTACATCTCCTCTCCtatcaacatatatatatgatgtcCAACTCTACtattatatatacttaattatattgaaggaaccattcaaaaaaaaaaattatattgaaggaaaagaaagaaacttaGAACACCATTCATGGCTGAGATGATGAGGGGAAGGAAGACCATGAAGGTGATAGTtcttagttcttcttcttcatcttcttttcttttcttcttcttctttttttttttaaatttttttttgaagttcttagttatgttttttttttaaatataagatttagtgtggtttttttttgttctaattttctagaacttttcttgcaaatatagtgcatttagtattgaggatgtgcacaacatagttaatttttgatcatttttttttattgttttttttgttttagtattgttttactgttgtttttcatgatttatttatttgaattaataggtattttctgggtgttctcgtgttgttgtgatggttatgtctgtgagtgtggaagatggaggctataaatacatttcttcttcgttctctttggctatttttgtggtttttttcttttggttctcctataaatatatttgacgagctcactcacaagagagttttgaggtgtttcttttatatttttctaagtagttatatttgcttcatttgtttttgtgttgtttcagtgttgttttagtagtttttttttttataattttctaggaatagacttgcaaatatagttgattttgcatctggtgttgaggttgtgcagcagattgtttgttttttttcaatcatttttttcttttgttttgtttgattgttttagtgttgttttactgttgttttgccatgattatttattgacgtcgattttactgcttttgtttattcttgccggttttaatggttttttcttggtgatttccgTCTCCGGCGTCTCCCCACACACGAAGAAGGTTGTTTCCCCACACACACAGTATAAATGTTATGctgttgggcttgggcagtacaaaagtaatgaaattgggctggggcagtaaaaatgttatttttgccgtgtcccagtataattgtaaagttttggtccaaaaacagtatttttgtaaaattccctTTTTTTTCTctgattttagggttttttgttcCTTTTCATTTAGTGGGTTTGTTGAAGTtgtattttttcttaatcattcTTACATTCTTACTTTtttcgtttttattttttttatttctgtttTAAGATTACTAGTGTGTTGTTgttcttcttttttaaaaaatgtttcATTCGAAGTGATTAGTGTGTTGTTGTATTTATTCATATTGGATTATTTCAGTATTTTGTGTTTTGGGTTTTGTTTTATGCTTTAGAATTTGGttgtttagtttaatttttttaatttttgttgatattcggtgttgttgttgttgtgtttttttttaaaaaaaaattattggttTTTGGGTATGATTTTTGTTggttttagtgataaattttttttcattttttaaaaactggTTTTTGGGTATGATTTTTATGATGATTTTAGTAATTTCGGGTTTTAGAGTCAATGTGTTGTAATAAATTGTGAGTTTATTGTGTAATCTGAAAAGCTATGTAGTTTCTGTTGAAAATATTGTATTAGTTATAAACTTGTAGGGATTTTATTTTGCATGAAGAAATTGTTGTTGTGTTTGAGCAGTTATAATCTTTGTTTAATTTATAGAAACTGGTTTTTGATGTGTAtgggtggttttgaggtttGAGGTTTCAAAATAAATCTCATATGGAAAACCAGTTTCTAGATCATGATTACAGTTTTAAAAATGGGTTAGAAATGATGCATGTGTTGTTTGGGATCCTCATATACCTAATTTTGAAACATGTCAAAAACCAGTTTCTGGAGTTTGATTTATGTTCTAGATATGTGTTATTTGTGCATTCTGTGATATTGGGTGTGTGGGTGGTTTTAAGGTTGATGTTGCAAAATGCTTGGATTTTTGAGTGGGTTTCCTTTTGGCTGGATTATTAGTTTTATTGTTTAGTTAATTACTGTTGAGGAAATTGTTGCTAcgattttttgtttgttttttttttttgttgttttgtttcgATTTTGTGTGAAACTGGTTTTCATGTTAATTATCAGGATCGATTTGTTGTTTGTGTCTAAtgtttattttgtgttttatttttttatcagaTGGAGAGTGAATCAGACTCGAAAGTCCCATCTGTTGTTGAAAAGGTTGAGCCGACTACGAAGGCTAAAGGCCGACCAAAAAAAACTTCACGTAAAGCTAAAGTATGTTTTTATGTTTGTATTGAAACCAGTTTTTAATACTtgtgtttgttgtttttttttttgttattatgaaactggttttatttattttttattaagatccttctattgaagaagaaaaacctGTTGAAGTTGAAACGAGGAAATCTCCGCGTAAATCCAAAGTGTgctctatgttttttttttaatatgtttttttgcTGTTTATtcatgtttttgtttatttatttttttgagatgaaactgattttttgttgttttgttgtttttttgatgATGAGAAGATGGCTAATGTTGATAAGAAAGTTAAAAAGAAACCAGTTTCCAAATCCCTTGGCAAGAAGAAGAGCGAGGCTCCTGCTATTGACGCTCCattggtaatttttattttctaaagaaaccggtttcttgcttttttatttttcatgttttcaGGTTTTCTGTTTACAGTTTTATTTGAATGTGGTTTCTATAatctatatgtttttatttttagtttttagtttttctcTTTGTTTTGGGTAACCagtttttgaatatttttttttttgttgttgtgtaattttaatttcgattgtttatattcttttttctctcacagaaatattattttaaaattgatgtTAAGAAGAGGTTTGTTGGGAAACCTCAACTTTACAATCTTTATAATGTCATTGATGATATCAGTGAGTTATAACTTTACaatccttttttcttttttttttctttactaaTTCCAACAAACTTTTTAGATCACAGTTTGTTGGTATTAGTAGTCCAGTCATTATGTAGTCTTCATACTTTTTATCCTCTTTCCATTGCCCTCCATATTTGACCACACACATTATTGAGTCCATTCCTGTACAATATTTGAAAACTGTTAGTTAAAAATCATAATGTATTAAGAAATCggtttctttttgtttttatttcgtTTTCAAATTATATGTGTTTTTTTCACAATATATTTGAGAAACTGGTTGATGTTGAATCAGAGGAAGAATTGCCCCATGGAGAAGAGAGAAAGTGAATCAGAGAAGATGGAGAAGAGAATCGCAGGTGAGAGAGAATCACAGGAGAGAGACAGAATCGCAGGAGAGAGAGAATCGGTGTAGAGAGagaattttgtttatatatggttaaaaataataaatttgctTGATTTAAAATCAGATTCTGTTTTTAAGgtattttatggttttttttttaaaaaaaaaccatatttgtAGTTTGGTTGGTTAGTTAATGCCATATTTTGTGGCATTTAATTTTcttgccatatttatcataaaatggtttattttttccatatttttgaaaatatcccTATAATTAATCATATAAATGGAGTGTGTAAATTTAAGATGTGAATCATTACTATTaaaattatttcacaaataaaaattaaatttattatggaattttTCCTTTGAAAACGCATATTAACAACTAAGATTACATCTCTTTTTCACATTGACTGGAGCAAATTCTGCATCATTGGTAATAACCATGTgatctctatttttttctacgataattatgttttttaacTGATACTACAAAAGATCACCTTAATCATCCCAAATATGATAAAATCAAGAATAAAGTTACTTTTTATTTGCTTGAATATCAAGTTTACTTCTAATAAACCTACTAGTCAAAACAAATTGTCAAAACCATAACCCAAAC is a genomic window of Cannabis sativa cultivar Pink pepper isolate KNU-18-1 chromosome 9, ASM2916894v1, whole genome shotgun sequence containing:
- the LOC115722958 gene encoding inositol oxygenase 1 translates to MTMLLDNHHHSHPQLGIEENNNKEVKDGGGFVVPISNSFGNTFRDYNVESERNSGVEEFYRINHINQTYEFVKRMREEYGKLEKMEMSIWESCELLNEIVDESDPDLDEPQIEHLLQTAEAIRKDYPNEDWLHLIALIHDLGKVLNHPAFGGLPQWAVVGDTFPVGCAFHKSIVHHKYFEENPDYMNPIYNTKNGVYSEGCGLENVLMSWGHDDYMYLVAKENKTTLPKAGLFIIRFHSFYALHKAGAYKHLMNEEDVENLKWLQIFNKYDLYSKSKVRIDVEKVKPYYLSLIEKYFPAKLRW